The following is a genomic window from Clostridium fungisolvens.
TTCATGATATCAAAACCAGCATCAGGTCCAAGTTTTTTGAACATTTGCTCGTTGTTATTTCTCATTGCTCCTATGTGAAGTTGCATTGTCCAACTATGTTTATTATACTCTTCTGCTAGTTTTTTAAGAGTAAAGCATCTGAATTTTTCGGTTTCTTCAAAGGATAAATTATTTTCAAATAATCTTTTCTTAAAGATTGCTGATACCTCAGTTTCATCGGTATCATAATAGTAAAGACTTTCTAATGAGTGATCAGAAAGCTTACACCCAACTAGGTTGAAATAATTTATACGATCCTTTAGTGCAGCTATTAAAGTTTGATAGTTATAGATTTCTGTAGAAGAATTTTTAGATAGAGCCTTTAAGTAATCGAAGTAATCATCCTTTGATATGTTAAGAGCTTTATCTGGTCTGAAAGTTGGTAGTACCTTAAAGTCTAGTTCTTTTTCTCTTAGCAGCTTGTGATATTCTAAGTTATCAGTAGGATCATCTGTGGTACAGATAAGTTTTACCTTGGAGCTCGTTATAAACTTTACAGGAGACAAAGCTTCTTCTGATATCTTCTTATTGCAATACTCATATATCTTTTCAGCATTGCTTTCCTTCAATATTTCATTTACACCAAAGAAGTTTTTAAGTTCCATGTTTGTCCAATGATATAACGGACTTCCAATTAGTCTTTCACAGGTTCTTGCCCACATTTTAAATTTATCAAAATCATTTGCATCACCAGTTATATAAGCCTCAGGTACCCCTGCATATCTCATAGCTCTCCACTTATAGTGATCAAATTCAAGAAAAATCTTAGAGATATTACTAAATACCTTATCTTCATATATTTCTTTTGCTGATAGGTGACAGTGATAGTCATATATTGGAGCATTTTTTGCAATATCATTGTAAAGTAGTTTTGCTGTTTTTCCTTTTAACATAAAATCATTATCTAACAAGTAATCACCTCATTTTTCCACTTTTAATTAAGTTTACATATAATTAAAATGCGATTGAAAACAAATACATTTAACTTGTCTTTATTATAACCTTTATAGATTAAATGCAATATGTTATTATTGCTATATAACTTGCAAAAATTGCTCTTATGAAATAATATTATCTTTAAGTGATACGTTGAAATTGAGAGGTGGGATTTAGTGAAAAAGAGAACGCATGAGTATCAAACTCGTCAATATATGTTATCCAGTGATTATGAGATATATCATTATTTGAATAGTGATATAAGAAGTATAAGTATACACCACCATGATTTTTATGAGTTTTATTTCTTTATATCAGGAGATGTAACTTATCTAATTGAAGGTAAGTCCTATAAATTAGAGCCTGGAAATATAGTTTTGATAAACTCGAAAGAGCTACACCAAGCAGTGATAAATTCTGAGGAAGCATATTATGAGAGGATTGTACTTTGGATAAATAAAGCTTTCTTAAAGAAGCTTTCGAATAATGAAACAGATCTTTCACTTTGTTTTGAAGGCTTTAATAAGAAGAATGTGCTAAGCACTGATATTGAGCAGCAAAAAAACATTAGGTTCATTCTTAATAAATTGGTTGGTTTAGAAAATTATCAAGGAATAGGCTACGAATTGCTTTATAAAGCTTATATCACAGAGCTTATGGTACATATAAATAACCTTGCTTTTAATGAAAGTGCAGAGCTAAGTGTGGATATGAAAAAGAGCAATCTTATTGATGGAATAATTGAGTACATCAATAATCATATAGAAGAAGATATAACTGTTGACCAAATAGCAGAACAGTTTTATCTCAGTAAATTTCACTTGTCTAGAGAGTTTAAAAAATATACAGGAACTACAATTCATAGGTATATAGTTCAGAAAAAATTAATAGAAGCTAAGGAGCTAATATTAAAAGAAGTTCCAATTATCGATGTTTACAAACAATGCGGTTTTGGGGATTATTCAAACTTCTTTAGAGCTTTTAAAAATGAGTATGGAATTACACCAAAGCAATACTATGAGGCTATGGTAAAGTAAAAGCAAAGTGAGGTGAATTAATAGATGAAAAGAATTGATTTGATTCTTAATAAACTTAAGGAAATAAAAGCTTCAAAGCCCGATGGAGTATCTGCTTCAGAGCTTGCTGAAGAGTTAGAGCTTATGAGAGGGAATGTAAGTAATGATTTAAATAAATTAGTTGCTGAAGGAAAGGCCGTTAAGATAAAGGGGAAGCCAACCTTATTTATAGCTGTAGATGAGGAAACTAAGGTGTCTGATATATCAGTAATAAATAAGTTTTCAGAAACCAATCCGAGTTTATATACTGCTTTAGAGCAAGCTAAGGCTGCTATACTTTATCCGCCAAATGGAATGAATATATTGCTACTTGGAGAGACGGGGGTAGGTAAGTCAACTTTTGCAAGTCTTATTTATAAATATGCTACAGAGATGATGGTAAGGTCTAAAGAAAGTCCTTTTATAACCTTCAACTGTGCAGACTATGCAAATAATCCTCAGTTATTACTAGGACAGCTTTTTGGAGTGAAGAAGGGTGCTTATACTGGTGCGGATTTTGACAAGGCTGGACTTTTAGAAAAAGCTGATGGTGGAATTCTGTTTTTAGATGAAGTACATAGATTACCAGCAGAAGGTCAAGAGATGTTTTTCACTTTTATGGATAGAGGAGTATACAGAAGACTTGGTGAGACAGAAAGTGAAAGAAGCGCTAAGGTGCTCATTATTGCTGCTACCACTGAAAATCCTGATACTACTTTGCTTCAGACCTTTACTAGAAGAATCCCTATGGTAATAACAATACCAGCCTTAAGAAACAGAGGAATAGAAGAAAGATTTAATCTTATAAAGCAGTTTATGATCGAAGAATCAGGAAGACTTGGTAAGAGTATAAAAGTATCTATAAACTCAATCAAAGCATTTTTATTTTATGACTGTAAGAGTAATGTAGGACAGCTTAAGTCAGATATTCAGCTTGCCTGTGCTAGAGCTTATGCGGATTTTTTATCAAATAGAAAAGTTGAAATCAGTATAAGTAGTTTAGATTTACCCACATACATTAGAGAAGGGCTATATAAGGAAATAGAACATAGACAGCTGTGGAATAAGTTAGTAGACATAAACAAGAGATACTGTATCTTCGATAAAGATGAAGAAAAGATGATATTCGAAGAAAATAGTTATGACGAAAATATCTACGAGATGCTTGAGATGAAGACAAGAGATCTCAAAGCAAAAGGCATAAAAGGTACAGAATTCGAAAAAGAAATGGAAAATAATATAGAGGATTACTTCAAAAAGTATATCAACAAATTTAACTACAAGGTAGACACTGCAAATCTAGATACCATAGTAGAACCTCATATAATGAACGTAGTGGAAAAGGTAATTAATTTCTGTGAAGAGGAACTAAAAAGAAAGTTAGATAAACATATATACTATGGGTTAGCAGTTCACATAAATAATGCAGTGGATAGGATTAGGAGAAATAAAAAGATTGAAAACTTAGAGCTAAATAACATAAGAAAGCAGCATAGCAGAGAGTTTAATATAGCTATAGATGTTCTAAAAATACTTGAACAATCACTAGATATACAAATACCTGTGGATGAAGCTGGCTTTATCACTATGTTTTTAATATATCATAATGAGGCGCTTAAAAAGACTTATAATAATGTAAAGGTGATTATTATAGCTCATGGAGAAACTACAGCTACCTCTATGGCTGATGCAGTAAATGGACTTTTAGGCTCAGATTATTCAAGAGGGATAAATGCGCCAATAGATGAAAAGCCTCAAATAACTTTAGAAAAGATTAAAGAATATATTAGAAAAAATAATATTGATTCAGAAATATTATTTCTAGTGGATATGGGATCACTTGCAACCTTTGGCAGAGAGATAGAGAAAGAATTTAAGATAAAAACAAGAACTATTCCTCTAGTCAGTACCCTGCATTGCATTGAAGCTACTAGAAAAGCAATGCTCGGTTATTCTTTAGATGATATATATAGAGAGACCTTAGAGGTCAATAATTTATATGATAATAATTCCCTAGATTACATACCAGAAACTAGTGAAGAAAAGAGGCTTGCTATAGTAACAATTTGTACTACAGGAGAAGGCAGCGCTAAAGCTATGAAAGGAATACTTGAGAGAACCCTTAAGTTTGAAAGTAGTCTGCTTGATATAGTTCCTGTGAATTTTATAGGAAAAGAAAATATATATGATAGATTAGAAAAACTATCAAATAAGTATGAGATATTATGCATAGTTAGTCCTTTTGATCTAGAAGCTGATTACATACAGTTTAAACTAGATCATATTATAGCTGGCAATGCCTCAGAAAATATTCAAGATTTAATAGATAGAGAAAAGGTTTATATAAAGATGGAAGAAACCTTGGAGCATCAATTGAGAAATATTGATGGAAAAGCTATTGTTAAGGATATAAAAAGATTTTGCAGAAATGTTACAAAGGCAATGAATATAAAGCTTACCTCAAATGCACTGATAGGAATAACTCTTCATATGGCAGTAATGGTAGATAGATTAAGTGGAAATGAAGTTATTGAAACTTATAGAAATAAAGAAAGCTATATAAGAGAAAACTTAGAATTGTATAGATTAATAAAAAGTGAATGTGCATTGCTTAACACTAAATATACAATTCTTATTTCTGAAGATGAGATCTGTTACCTTATGAACCTATTTACTATGAAAAATAGGGTAAAATAAAGCACATCAGCAATGTGCTTTGAAAAGTTTTCGAAAAGTAAAGCACATTAATACTTTTTGAAAGCTTTTTTATTTTGCCTTCAAATGTTGATAAACAGGCACTTATAAAGTGAAATTTAAATAAATAATTATGATTTCTGCTTTGGCACGGGTCTTGCTTTATATATAGGCGTAAGGCAAATAAAAAAATGTTGATTAGAAGGTGAAGCAATGGAAACAGTAGATAAAGAACAAATAGTTATGGAACTTATAGTAAATGGCGGTGATGCAAGAAGTAAAGCAATGCATGCGATAAAGCTAGCTAAAAAAGGTGAGCTTCAGGCTGCGAAGGATAAAATAAAGGAAGCAAATGAAGCATTAAATAAAGCTCACAACTTCCAAACTAGCTTAATACAAGGTGAATCAGCTGGTGACAAGGTTGAAATAAGCTTACTTATGATTCACGCACAGGACCACTTAATGAATGCAATCACTGTACGTGATTTAGCACAAGAAATGATTTCAATGTATGAAGAGTTTAGAAAATAAAACTATTAATATGTATTAGTTAACAAAACAAGCTTGTTTAAAAATAGATTCAAAACAAAATAATAGAAGTTTTAGGAGGAAGAAATTATGAAATATATTACATTAGTTTGTGCAGCAGGAATGTCAACAAGTATTTTAATGGCTAAGATGCAAGAGAGTGCAAAGAAAAAAGGAATTGAAGCAAAGATAATAGCTATGTCAGAGTCTAAGTTTGAAGAATATGAAGAACCAACAGAAGTTTTACTTTTAGGACCTCAAATAGCTTACTTAGAAGACGAAATAAGAGAAA
Proteins encoded in this region:
- a CDS encoding sigma-54-dependent transcriptional regulator — its product is MKRIDLILNKLKEIKASKPDGVSASELAEELELMRGNVSNDLNKLVAEGKAVKIKGKPTLFIAVDEETKVSDISVINKFSETNPSLYTALEQAKAAILYPPNGMNILLLGETGVGKSTFASLIYKYATEMMVRSKESPFITFNCADYANNPQLLLGQLFGVKKGAYTGADFDKAGLLEKADGGILFLDEVHRLPAEGQEMFFTFMDRGVYRRLGETESERSAKVLIIAATTENPDTTLLQTFTRRIPMVITIPALRNRGIEERFNLIKQFMIEESGRLGKSIKVSINSIKAFLFYDCKSNVGQLKSDIQLACARAYADFLSNRKVEISISSLDLPTYIREGLYKEIEHRQLWNKLVDINKRYCIFDKDEEKMIFEENSYDENIYEMLEMKTRDLKAKGIKGTEFEKEMENNIEDYFKKYINKFNYKVDTANLDTIVEPHIMNVVEKVINFCEEELKRKLDKHIYYGLAVHINNAVDRIRRNKKIENLELNNIRKQHSREFNIAIDVLKILEQSLDIQIPVDEAGFITMFLIYHNEALKKTYNNVKVIIIAHGETTATSMADAVNGLLGSDYSRGINAPIDEKPQITLEKIKEYIRKNNIDSEILFLVDMGSLATFGREIEKEFKIKTRTIPLVSTLHCIEATRKAMLGYSLDDIYRETLEVNNLYDNNSLDYIPETSEEKRLAIVTICTTGEGSAKAMKGILERTLKFESSLLDIVPVNFIGKENIYDRLEKLSNKYEILCIVSPFDLEADYIQFKLDHIIAGNASENIQDLIDREKVYIKMEETLEHQLRNIDGKAIVKDIKRFCRNVTKAMNIKLTSNALIGITLHMAVMVDRLSGNEVIETYRNKESYIRENLELYRLIKSECALLNTKYTILISEDEICYLMNLFTMKNRVK
- a CDS encoding PTS lactose/cellobiose transporter subunit IIA — encoded protein: METVDKEQIVMELIVNGGDARSKAMHAIKLAKKGELQAAKDKIKEANEALNKAHNFQTSLIQGESAGDKVEISLLMIHAQDHLMNAITVRDLAQEMISMYEEFRK
- a CDS encoding AraC family transcriptional regulator — encoded protein: MKKRTHEYQTRQYMLSSDYEIYHYLNSDIRSISIHHHDFYEFYFFISGDVTYLIEGKSYKLEPGNIVLINSKELHQAVINSEEAYYERIVLWINKAFLKKLSNNETDLSLCFEGFNKKNVLSTDIEQQKNIRFILNKLVGLENYQGIGYELLYKAYITELMVHINNLAFNESAELSVDMKKSNLIDGIIEYINNHIEEDITVDQIAEQFYLSKFHLSREFKKYTGTTIHRYIVQKKLIEAKELILKEVPIIDVYKQCGFGDYSNFFRAFKNEYGITPKQYYEAMVK
- a CDS encoding PTS sugar transporter subunit IIB, encoding MKYITLVCAAGMSTSILMAKMQESAKKKGIEAKIIAMSESKFEEYEEPTEVLLLGPQIAYLEDEIREKYEPKGIKVAVIDMMDYGTLNGENVLNDALALLG
- the uxaC gene encoding glucuronate isomerase — protein: MLDNDFMLKGKTAKLLYNDIAKNAPIYDYHCHLSAKEIYEDKVFSNISKIFLEFDHYKWRAMRYAGVPEAYITGDANDFDKFKMWARTCERLIGSPLYHWTNMELKNFFGVNEILKESNAEKIYEYCNKKISEEALSPVKFITSSKVKLICTTDDPTDNLEYHKLLREKELDFKVLPTFRPDKALNISKDDYFDYLKALSKNSSTEIYNYQTLIAALKDRINYFNLVGCKLSDHSLESLYYYDTDETEVSAIFKKRLFENNLSFEETEKFRCFTLKKLAEEYNKHSWTMQLHIGAMRNNNEQMFKKLGPDAGFDIMNDFNIAPHISKLIASMDNGSALPKTIIYTLNPKDNLVLSALPHCFGQDGIKGKVQFGAAWWFNDHKEGINEHLKALASQGTLAYFVGMLTDSRSFLSYARHDYFRRILCTFIGTLVDDEEFENDTELLKEIIEGICFKNIKHYLELED